The Anabaena sp. WA102 genome contains a region encoding:
- a CDS encoding ABC transporter permease → MDILESVKMATTTLLANKLRSSLTMLGIIIGNASVIAMIGIGEGAQTLATKQFSSLGPNTLFIIPGSPGSRGRVTTMPRTLVLQDAKAIAKQVRAVKEVAPEINNRSTINYRNKSTTSTVIGTTPNYTTVRSFEIEEGRFFNDFDIKRNKRVAVLAPDLATKLFDNQNPVGQKIRIQNTTFEVIGLTVAKGSSFGNNSDDAVFIPINTMFSRLVGRTSPFGINVSLISVSAQDENSISAAEFQMTNLLRRRHKIVREDDFTIQTQKNLLEITNTITGALTIMLAAIASISLFVGGIGIMNIMLVSVTERTQEIGLRKAIGATQQDILLQFMIEAVILSVAGGVIGIALGGGSIILVGIFTPLQATISPSAVILAASVSGGIGLFFGVVPARRAAQLDPMVALRTA, encoded by the coding sequence ATGGACATTTTAGAAAGTGTGAAAATGGCGACTACTACCTTATTAGCTAATAAGTTGCGAAGTAGTTTAACCATGTTAGGAATTATTATTGGTAATGCTTCGGTAATTGCCATGATTGGCATTGGAGAAGGCGCACAAACATTGGCAACTAAGCAATTTTCATCATTGGGACCAAATACCTTATTTATTATCCCTGGGAGTCCAGGAAGCCGGGGAAGAGTGACAACAATGCCCAGAACTTTAGTTTTACAAGATGCTAAGGCGATCGCTAAACAAGTGCGTGCAGTTAAAGAAGTTGCCCCAGAAATTAATAACAGAAGCACAATCAATTACCGAAATAAAAGTACAACTAGTACAGTGATCGGCACTACTCCTAATTATACAACAGTTCGTAGTTTTGAAATCGAAGAAGGCAGATTTTTTAATGACTTTGATATTAAACGGAATAAAAGAGTAGCAGTATTAGCTCCAGATTTAGCCACCAAACTATTTGATAATCAAAATCCTGTTGGTCAAAAAATCCGCATTCAAAATACTACTTTTGAGGTGATTGGCTTAACAGTAGCTAAAGGTTCTTCCTTTGGTAATAACAGTGATGATGCAGTTTTTATTCCTATTAATACTATGTTTAGTCGGCTGGTGGGAAGAACATCCCCCTTTGGTATTAATGTTTCTTTAATTTCTGTATCTGCTCAAGATGAAAATAGCATCTCCGCCGCAGAATTTCAAATGACAAACTTACTCCGTCGCCGGCACAAAATTGTCCGTGAAGATGATTTTACTATTCAAACCCAAAAGAACCTTTTAGAAATCACGAATACAATTACCGGAGCATTAACAATCATGTTGGCTGCGATCGCCAGTATTTCCTTATTTGTTGGCGGTATTGGTATTATGAATATTATGTTAGTTTCTGTCACCGAACGTACCCAAGAAATTGGACTGCGTAAAGCTATTGGTGCAACTCAACAGGACATTCTTTTGCAATTCATGATTGAAGCCGTGATATTATCAGTAGCTGGTGGTGTAATCGGCATTGCTTTAGGCGGTGGTAGCATCATTTTAGTGGGAATATTTACCCCTTTACAGGCTACAATTTCACCAAGTGCAGTTATATTAGCCGCTAGTGTTTCTGGTGGGATTGGTTTATTTTTTGGTGTCGTTCCTGCCCGTCGTGCGGCTCAACTTGATCCAATGGTAGCGCTGAGAACGGCTTGA
- a CDS encoding thermonuclease family protein, whose translation MTAVVVNLRVFVPKIIILASFSLLVSCQSQSNSSITPASVRVARVVSGQSLEVLGMESQPNLISPVRLIGLDAPDIRQIPWGEDAKQFVESLIGGANQAVNLEFDLEAKDKFNRTLAYVWKDKLLLNEEVVKQGYALFVARSPNHKYDQRLEHAQQWARIMGKGIWNTDKPMRVTPGEFRRLSR comes from the coding sequence ATGACTGCTGTAGTGGTCAATCTTCGCGTTTTTGTGCCAAAAATAATTATATTGGCTAGTTTTTCACTTTTGGTGAGTTGTCAAAGCCAAAGCAACTCTTCAATAACTCCCGCTAGTGTCAGGGTAGCACGGGTTGTGAGTGGACAAAGTTTGGAAGTATTGGGAATGGAGTCACAACCGAATTTAATTTCCCCGGTGCGGTTAATTGGTTTAGATGCACCTGATATCCGCCAAATTCCTTGGGGTGAGGATGCTAAACAATTTGTTGAAAGTTTAATTGGCGGTGCAAATCAGGCTGTTAATCTGGAATTTGACTTAGAAGCTAAGGATAAATTTAACCGAACCTTGGCTTATGTATGGAAAGATAAACTGTTGTTAAATGAAGAAGTTGTCAAACAAGGATATGCTTTATTTGTAGCGCGATCGCCTAATCACAAATACGACCAACGGCTAGAACACGCTCAACAATGGGCGAGAATCATGGGAAAAGGCATTTGGAATACAGATAAACCCATGCGGGTGACTCCTGGAGAATTTCGCCGTCTCTCTCGTTAA
- a CDS encoding RNA-guided endonuclease InsQ/TnpB family protein, giving the protein MKNHKLAGAIADCGMYEFKRQLEYKTEKFGSELILVDRFFPSSQICSNCGNHRHKMPLKNRVYVCPDCGYKADRDLNAARNIDRWFADIFIPVA; this is encoded by the coding sequence TTGAAGAACCACAAATTAGCGGGTGCTATCGCCGATTGTGGGATGTATGAGTTCAAACGACAGTTAGAGTATAAAACCGAGAAGTTCGGGAGTGAATTAATCCTTGTGGATAGGTTCTTCCCTAGTTCTCAAATATGCTCTAACTGTGGGAATCATCGTCATAAAATGCCATTAAAAAACCGCGTTTATGTTTGTCCTGATTGTGGCTATAAAGCCGATAGGGACTTAAATGCAGCGCGGAACATTGACCGATGGTTTGCGGATATTTTTATCCCTGTAGCGTAG
- a CDS encoding inositol monophosphatase family protein, with amino-acid sequence MQIFLDIATEAALAAGVVLQDYLGKLENVITEKGRPGDLVTAADKASEQVILEVLRRHFPQHSILAEESGKLGNQDNEFLWAIDPLDGTTNYAHQYPCFAVSIGLLIHGVPKVGVIYDPFRDELFRAAAGLGATRNRRPIQVSQTAELGKSLLVSGFAYDRRETADNNYAEFCHLTHLTQGVRRDGAAALDLAYVACGRVDGYWERGIAPWDVVAGIILVQEAGGNVTAYDGTPINIDSGRILATNGHIHKKLSQELMQVPSLSSWT; translated from the coding sequence ATGCAAATTTTTCTAGATATTGCTACAGAAGCAGCTTTAGCCGCAGGTGTAGTTTTACAAGATTATTTAGGTAAATTAGAAAACGTAATCACCGAAAAAGGTCGTCCTGGTGATTTAGTTACCGCTGCTGATAAAGCTTCTGAACAGGTAATTTTAGAAGTATTGCGTCGTCATTTTCCCCAGCATTCCATCCTCGCTGAAGAGTCGGGAAAACTGGGGAACCAAGATAATGAATTTCTCTGGGCTATTGACCCTCTCGATGGTACGACTAATTACGCCCATCAATACCCCTGTTTCGCTGTTTCCATTGGGTTGCTGATTCACGGTGTCCCCAAGGTAGGGGTAATTTATGACCCTTTTCGTGATGAATTATTTCGGGCTGCTGCTGGCTTAGGTGCAACTCGTAACCGTCGCCCTATTCAGGTCTCCCAAACAGCGGAATTAGGTAAAAGCTTGTTAGTTAGTGGATTTGCTTATGATCGCCGGGAAACTGCTGACAACAATTATGCAGAGTTTTGTCATCTTACCCATCTTACCCAAGGTGTCAGACGTGATGGTGCAGCAGCCTTGGATTTAGCTTATGTAGCCTGTGGGAGAGTTGATGGTTATTGGGAAAGGGGAATTGCACCTTGGGATGTTGTGGCTGGAATAATATTGGTTCAGGAAGCGGGAGGTAACGTCACTGCCTATGATGGAACTCCGATAAACATTGATTCGGGGAGAATTCTGGCTACTAACGGTCATATTCACAAAAAACTCAGTCAGGAATTGATGCAAGTTCCCTCTTTATCTAGTTGGACATAA
- a CDS encoding iron uptake porin, producing the protein MSNILWKSLVVSPAILGAALLVSSTAIAAPSTSKDASAIETSSTTEVSQKPTTLATETKEAQVLAQVNRYSNENNTSLNQVTSVSQFSDVQPTDWAFQALQSLVERYGCIAGYPNGTYRGNRALSRYEFAAGLNSCLDRVNELIATATADMVTKQDLATLQRLQEEFSAELATLRGRVDALEGRTAELEANQFSTTTKLKGEAIFAVTDVFGGETGKANRAVFQDRVRLGLETSFTGRDILTTRLAAGNATGFNLRDNANNPIAAGGVGKQTFEVGATNPANSVKIDKLTYEAPVGPARVYLSASGGQHSDYAAVNNPYFFDKTDGGKGALSTFASENPIYRIGGGSGIALNVPFGKPGDSFLKPSSLTLGYLAANANDPSPSNGLFDGNYAALGQLNFNVGNRVALAATYVHGYQKAGSTLFDSGLGGGALVGTAQANTLGVNSATGAASASSSNSYGISAAIKPSDKLSLSGFVSYHDVTGFGANDDKEAWSYGAGLALPDFGKKGNVLGIFGGAQPYSLGATGRETPYQVEGFYKYRVSENVSVTPGVIWMTSPGQNNTSNDAFVGTLRTTFSF; encoded by the coding sequence ATGTCTAATATTTTGTGGAAATCCTTGGTGGTTAGCCCAGCAATTTTGGGAGCAGCACTGTTAGTATCTTCAACAGCGATCGCCGCACCCAGTACCAGCAAGGACGCATCGGCAATAGAAACTTCCTCTACAACAGAAGTTTCTCAAAAGCCAACAACATTGGCAACAGAAACCAAAGAAGCCCAAGTTTTGGCTCAGGTTAACCGCTACAGCAACGAAAACAATACTTCTTTAAATCAGGTAACATCAGTTTCCCAATTCTCTGACGTGCAACCTACAGATTGGGCATTCCAAGCTTTGCAATCTTTGGTAGAGCGCTATGGCTGTATTGCAGGTTATCCCAATGGCACATATCGCGGTAATCGGGCTTTAAGCCGTTACGAATTTGCCGCTGGTTTAAATTCTTGTTTAGATCGTGTAAACGAATTGATTGCCACAGCAACTGCTGATATGGTAACAAAGCAGGATTTAGCAACATTGCAGCGTTTGCAAGAAGAATTTTCTGCTGAATTGGCAACTTTACGCGGTCGAGTAGATGCTTTAGAAGGGCGGACTGCTGAACTAGAAGCCAATCAATTCTCCACTACCACTAAGTTAAAAGGTGAAGCTATTTTTGCTGTCACCGACGTTTTTGGTGGTGAAACAGGCAAAGCTAACCGGGCAGTTTTCCAGGATAGAGTGCGCTTAGGTTTAGAAACCAGCTTTACAGGTAGAGATATATTAACCACCCGTTTGGCTGCTGGTAATGCCACAGGCTTTAATCTCCGAGATAATGCGAATAATCCTATTGCTGCTGGTGGAGTTGGCAAACAAACCTTTGAAGTTGGTGCAACTAACCCAGCTAACAGCGTTAAAATTGACAAGTTAACCTATGAAGCACCTGTAGGACCTGCAAGAGTTTATCTTTCAGCTAGTGGTGGGCAACATAGTGATTATGCCGCTGTTAACAATCCTTACTTTTTTGATAAAACAGATGGTGGTAAAGGGGCTTTAAGTACCTTCGCATCTGAAAACCCTATCTACCGGATTGGTGGTGGTTCTGGTATTGCCTTGAATGTACCCTTTGGGAAACCCGGTGATAGTTTCTTGAAACCAAGTTCTCTCACATTAGGTTACTTAGCTGCAAACGCTAATGATCCCAGTCCCAGCAATGGCTTGTTTGATGGCAACTATGCAGCTTTAGGTCAGTTAAACTTTAACGTTGGTAATCGCGTTGCTTTGGCTGCCACCTATGTACATGGTTATCAAAAAGCAGGTAGCACATTGTTTGATTCAGGACTTGGTGGTGGTGCTTTAGTAGGCACTGCACAAGCGAATACTTTAGGCGTTAATTCGGCAACAGGTGCTGCTAGTGCCTCTTCCAGCAACTCCTACGGTATTTCCGCAGCTATCAAGCCTAGCGATAAACTGTCTTTGAGTGGTTTCGTTTCCTACCATGATGTTACAGGCTTTGGAGCTAATGATGATAAAGAAGCTTGGAGCTATGGTGCAGGTTTAGCTTTACCTGATTTTGGTAAGAAAGGTAACGTCTTGGGTATCTTCGGTGGCGCTCAACCTTACTCACTAGGTGCGACTGGTAGAGAGACTCCATACCAAGTAGAAGGCTTCTATAAGTATCGCGTTTCTGAAAATGTATCCGTAACTCCTGGAGTTATTTGGATGACATCTCCTGGACAAAATAATACCAGTAATGATGCCTTTGTTGGTACACTCAGAACAACTTTTAGCTTCTAA
- the psbD gene encoding photosystem II D2 protein (photosystem q(a) protein) yields MTIAVGRAPSRGWFDVLDDWLKRDRFVFVGWSGILLFPCAFLALGGWLTGTTFVTSWYTHGLASSYLEGANFLTVAVSTPANSMGHSLLFLWGPEAQGDFTRWIQLGGLWPFVALHGAFGLIGFMLRQFEVARLVGLRPYNALAFSGPIAVFVSVFLMYPLGQSSWFFAPSFGVAAIFRFLLFLQGFHNWTLNPFHMMGVAGILGGALLCAIHGATVENTLFEDGEGSNTFRAFNPTQAEETYSMVTANRFWSQIFGVAFSNKRWLHFFMLFVPVTGLWMSSIGIVGLALNLRAYDFVSQELRAAEDPEFETFYTKNILLNEGIRAWMAPQDQPHEQFVFPEEVLPRGNAL; encoded by the coding sequence ATGACCATCGCAGTTGGACGCGCCCCCAGTAGAGGGTGGTTTGACGTATTAGACGACTGGCTAAAGCGCGATCGCTTTGTATTCGTAGGTTGGTCAGGAATATTACTATTCCCCTGTGCCTTCCTCGCATTAGGCGGTTGGCTAACCGGTACAACCTTCGTCACCTCCTGGTACACCCACGGACTAGCATCTTCTTACTTAGAAGGAGCTAACTTTTTAACAGTAGCAGTATCCACACCAGCAAACAGCATGGGACATTCCCTGTTGTTCCTGTGGGGTCCTGAAGCTCAAGGTGACTTCACCCGTTGGATTCAACTTGGTGGTTTGTGGCCTTTCGTCGCCCTACATGGCGCATTCGGTTTGATTGGCTTCATGTTACGCCAATTTGAAGTAGCCCGTCTTGTCGGTCTGCGTCCTTATAACGCTCTTGCTTTCTCCGGTCCTATCGCCGTATTCGTCAGCGTGTTCCTGATGTATCCTTTGGGACAATCTAGCTGGTTCTTTGCCCCCAGCTTTGGAGTAGCCGCAATTTTCCGTTTCCTCTTATTCCTCCAAGGTTTCCACAACTGGACACTTAACCCCTTCCACATGATGGGTGTAGCGGGAATCTTAGGTGGAGCTTTACTTTGTGCCATTCACGGTGCCACAGTAGAAAACACCCTATTTGAAGACGGTGAAGGTTCAAACACTTTCCGCGCCTTCAACCCCACCCAAGCTGAAGAAACCTACTCCATGGTGACAGCAAACCGTTTCTGGTCACAGATTTTCGGAGTTGCTTTCTCCAACAAACGTTGGTTACACTTCTTCATGTTGTTTGTCCCTGTGACAGGCTTGTGGATGAGTTCTATCGGTATCGTTGGTTTAGCATTAAACCTGCGGGCTTATGACTTCGTTTCTCAAGAATTACGGGCAGCAGAAGACCCAGAGTTTGAAACTTTCTATACCAAAAACATTTTACTGAACGAGGGTATCCGCGCTTGGATGGCTCCTCAAGATCAACCCCACGAACAGTTCGTATTCCCAGAAGAAGTATTACCACGTGGTAACGCTCTCTAA
- the ltrA gene encoding group II intron reverse transcriptase/maturase: MSNTQSQQLMVEWHSINWRKLERSVYKLQKRIYQASVRGDVKAYRRLQKTLMRSWSARALAVRRVTQDNQGKKTAGVDGVNSLTPKQRLELTGNLNLGSIVSPTRRVWIPKPGTEEKRPLGIPTMKDRALQALVKLALEPEWEARFEPNSYGFRAGRSCQDAVEAIFSAIRLKPKYVLDADIAKCFDRIDQEALLIKLNTFPTIRRQIRAWLKAGVMDGKQMFPTSEGTPQGGVISPLLANIALHGMEERIKQYAETLPTRSSHGKRDNRRSLSLIRYADDFVILHENLTVVQRCKEIISEWLKGMGLELNPSKTRLAHTLTQYEQEKPGFDFLGFTIQQFPQGKYHSKQGFKTIITPSKQKQKVHYEQIARVIEAHKAAPQAALISRLNPIIRGWANYYATAVSKVAFSDIDDLTYQKLSSWAKRRHPKKNGEWVSKRYWQSIDGDNWVFATRKEGLTPLRLINHADTPIVRHVKVKGESSPYDGNLVYWSSRMGNNLEMPTRVSKLLKKQKGKCTHCGMFFREDDVMEVDHIIPISKGGKDEYKNLQLLHRHCHDIKTANDGNPGIKSGCNSAEPKPTRKLEKVADKWVMRYA; encoded by the coding sequence ATGTCTAATACACAGTCTCAACAACTGATGGTGGAATGGCACTCTATTAACTGGCGCAAGCTAGAGCGTAGCGTGTATAAGCTCCAAAAGAGAATTTATCAAGCCTCTGTCCGTGGTGATGTGAAAGCATATCGCAGACTCCAAAAGACGCTGATGAGGTCATGGTCAGCAAGAGCTTTAGCGGTTCGTAGAGTTACCCAGGATAACCAGGGGAAAAAGACGGCAGGGGTAGACGGTGTTAATTCGCTGACTCCAAAGCAACGTTTAGAACTTACTGGTAACTTAAACTTGGGTTCAATAGTCAGCCCAACCAGGCGGGTATGGATTCCTAAGCCTGGAACGGAAGAGAAGCGACCTTTGGGCATACCTACAATGAAAGACCGCGCCTTGCAAGCGTTAGTCAAACTGGCACTAGAGCCAGAATGGGAAGCGCGATTTGAACCTAACTCATACGGGTTCAGAGCCGGACGTTCATGCCAAGATGCGGTAGAGGCAATATTTAGTGCAATTAGGCTCAAGCCTAAATACGTACTAGACGCAGATATTGCAAAGTGTTTCGACCGCATCGACCAGGAAGCACTGCTAATAAAATTAAATACATTCCCCACCATCCGCCGACAAATCCGGGCATGGTTAAAAGCGGGAGTGATGGACGGTAAGCAAATGTTTCCAACATCCGAGGGTACGCCACAGGGAGGTGTTATTTCTCCATTATTGGCAAATATTGCCCTCCACGGGATGGAAGAACGGATTAAACAGTATGCAGAAACCTTGCCTACCCGAAGTAGTCATGGTAAACGGGATAACCGTAGAAGCCTAAGTTTAATCCGATACGCCGATGATTTCGTGATTCTCCACGAAAACCTAACCGTTGTCCAAAGATGTAAAGAGATTATCTCTGAATGGTTAAAAGGCATGGGTTTAGAATTAAATCCCAGTAAGACGAGACTCGCCCATACTCTCACACAGTACGAGCAAGAAAAACCAGGGTTTGACTTCCTCGGTTTTACGATACAACAATTTCCACAAGGAAAGTATCACTCAAAGCAGGGATTTAAGACAATCATCACCCCAAGCAAGCAGAAGCAAAAGGTACATTACGAACAAATCGCTAGGGTTATCGAGGCTCACAAGGCAGCACCGCAGGCGGCGCTAATTAGCCGTTTAAACCCAATTATTAGGGGATGGGCTAACTACTACGCGACTGCGGTAAGTAAGGTTGCTTTCTCAGATATAGATGACCTCACGTACCAAAAGTTAAGCTCTTGGGCAAAACGCCGCCACCCCAAAAAGAACGGGGAATGGGTGTCAAAAAGGTATTGGCAATCCATAGACGGTGATAACTGGGTATTCGCAACCAGGAAGGAAGGTTTAACCCCACTTCGGTTAATAAACCATGCCGACACACCAATAGTGCGTCATGTGAAAGTCAAAGGCGAATCGTCACCATACGACGGAAATCTGGTTTACTGGAGTTCAAGAATGGGTAATAACCTAGAAATGCCAACCAGAGTATCAAAACTCCTGAAAAAGCAAAAAGGGAAATGTACCCACTGTGGAATGTTTTTCCGTGAAGACGATGTGATGGAAGTTGACCATATCATCCCGATATCGAAAGGTGGTAAGGATGAGTATAAAAATCTTCAACTTTTACACAGACATTGCCACGACATAAAGACAGCCAATGATGGCAATCCTGGCATAAAATCTGGCTGTAATAGTGCCGAGCCTAAGCCCACCAGAAAACTTGAAAAAGTCGCGGACAAATGGGTAATGAGGTATGCGTGA
- a CDS encoding transposase, translating to MKVSSTVLKTNGVGDNLVEFTELAVCSNGEVFENPKAYRRMSKRMKRLQRSVSRKVKGSNNRKKAVRKLAKLHAKVSNIRKDSIHKLTYYLAKNHSVIKSAIRC from the coding sequence GTGAAAGTCTCAAGCACGGTTTTGAAGACCAACGGGGTTGGCGACAACCTCGTTGAGTTTACTGAGTTAGCCGTTTGCAGTAATGGTGAAGTATTCGAGAATCCTAAAGCCTACCGCCGCATGAGTAAACGCATGAAACGCTTACAGCGTAGCGTTAGCCGAAAGGTGAAGGGGTCTAATAATCGCAAGAAAGCTGTAAGAAAATTGGCTAAATTACACGCCAAAGTTTCTAATATTCGCAAGGATTCCATACACAAATTAACCTACTATCTAGCTAAAAACCACAGCGTGATAAAGAGTGCGATTCGTTGTTAG
- a CDS encoding group II intron reverse transcriptase/maturase yields MIGHRENSSESWKTLPWKQFRRNLFRLQKRVYKAVQVGDKRKAQSLQKLILKSTAARLLAIRQVSQLNAGKKTAGIDGKKSLTFKERFELNELLKASVSNWKHQELREIPIPKKDGTMRMLKIPTIADRAYQCLVKYALEPAHEATFHARSYGFRTGRSAHDAQKYLYNNLCSTRKGIDKRVIELDIEKCFDRINHTAIMDRLIAPYSIRQGIFRCLKAGVNPQFPEQGTPQGGVVSPLLANIALNGIESIHRYKDAGNNVIEPSVRYADDMVIILRPQDDATVILDKISQFLAERGMKVSEKKTKLTAATGGFDFLGWHFKVQKNGKFKCVPSVDNFKAFRKKVKHIVNNSNYGAITKAEKLAPVVRGWRNYHRFCKMKGSRNSLFHIQHRAYRVFNKETKQNRYTSKELLDKAFPSVPYSENKYINVKGEKSPYDGDLSYWSERNSKLYDNHTSKALKRQSHKCGHCGLKMLSDEKVHLHHIDGNHKNGKPKNLLAIHESCHDYIHISKSES; encoded by the coding sequence ATGATTGGACACAGAGAAAACTCTAGTGAATCTTGGAAGACGTTACCCTGGAAGCAATTCCGCCGTAACTTATTCCGCCTACAAAAACGAGTGTATAAAGCGGTTCAAGTTGGAGACAAGCGGAAAGCGCAGTCACTACAGAAGCTGATTCTGAAATCAACCGCAGCAAGATTACTGGCTATTCGTCAAGTATCACAGCTAAACGCTGGGAAAAAGACCGCAGGAATTGATGGCAAAAAGTCCCTTACCTTTAAGGAACGCTTCGAGCTTAATGAACTGCTAAAAGCATCTGTTAGCAACTGGAAACACCAGGAATTAAGAGAAATACCAATCCCCAAAAAGGACGGTACTATGAGGATGCTGAAAATCCCCACTATTGCAGACAGAGCTTACCAATGCCTTGTCAAATACGCATTAGAACCAGCACACGAAGCAACCTTTCACGCCAGGAGCTACGGGTTTAGGACGGGTCGTTCAGCGCATGACGCACAGAAATACCTGTACAACAACCTATGCTCTACACGAAAAGGAATAGATAAACGAGTTATAGAACTCGATATCGAAAAATGCTTCGACAGGATAAACCACACCGCCATCATGGATAGACTCATCGCTCCTTATAGCATAAGACAGGGAATATTCCGCTGTCTCAAAGCCGGAGTTAATCCTCAATTCCCAGAACAGGGAACACCTCAAGGCGGGGTAGTAAGTCCACTATTAGCTAACATCGCCTTAAACGGCATCGAAAGTATCCACAGATATAAAGATGCCGGAAACAACGTAATAGAACCATCAGTCCGATATGCGGATGACATGGTGATAATACTTAGACCTCAAGACGATGCTACCGTTATACTTGACAAAATCAGTCAGTTCCTAGCAGAGCGGGGAATGAAAGTCAGTGAGAAAAAGACCAAGCTAACCGCCGCGACAGGTGGGTTTGATTTCCTCGGCTGGCACTTTAAAGTCCAGAAAAACGGGAAGTTTAAATGCGTTCCATCAGTGGATAACTTCAAAGCTTTTCGCAAGAAAGTAAAACACATCGTCAACAACTCGAATTATGGTGCTATCACTAAGGCTGAGAAATTAGCCCCTGTAGTTAGAGGTTGGAGGAACTACCACCGCTTTTGTAAGATGAAAGGGTCACGCAACTCGTTATTCCACATTCAACACAGAGCTTACAGGGTATTCAACAAGGAAACCAAACAGAATCGCTACACTAGCAAGGAATTACTAGATAAAGCGTTTCCATCAGTTCCTTACTCCGAAAACAAATACATCAACGTTAAAGGTGAGAAATCACCCTATGACGGAGATTTGAGTTATTGGAGCGAGCGTAACAGCAAGCTCTATGACAACCATACCTCTAAAGCCCTCAAACGGCAAAGCCATAAATGTGGTCATTGTGGTTTAAAAATGCTCAGTGATGAGAAGGTACATTTACATCATATAGATGGAAACCATAAGAATGGTAAACCTAAAAACCTTCTAGCAATTCATGAAAGCTGCCACGATTATATTCATATCAGCAAAAGCGAAAGCTAA
- a CDS encoding LabA-like NYN domain-containing protein: MQFENFSKKTNEYKELKEKPHWQGPATKGNIKPKEPNPANNTGFNEDDNRGRVAIFIDGLNLFHAALQLGIEIDYVKLLCRLTKTSRLLRAFFYTGMDSGNEKQQGFLLWMRRNGYRVVTKDMSVVVDNYKKPNLNVEIAVDMITLAPYYDTAVLVSGDGDLAYAVHAVSNVGARVEVIGLQTTTSDSEARSRNHLIDVADEFIDFDSIKQHIQKDAAIGYSYRTSANYHLQIPNI, translated from the coding sequence ATGCAGTTTGAAAATTTTAGCAAGAAAACAAACGAATATAAAGAACTTAAAGAAAAACCTCATTGGCAAGGTCCCGCAACCAAAGGCAATATTAAGCCTAAAGAACCTAATCCAGCTAATAATACTGGCTTTAATGAGGATGACAATCGTGGTCGGGTAGCAATTTTTATTGATGGATTAAATCTATTTCATGCCGCATTACAACTGGGAATTGAAATTGATTATGTTAAATTGCTTTGTCGTTTAACGAAAACTTCTCGATTACTACGTGCCTTCTTTTACACAGGAATGGACAGTGGCAATGAAAAACAACAGGGATTTCTCTTATGGATGCGTCGTAACGGCTATCGTGTAGTTACTAAAGATATGAGTGTAGTTGTAGATAATTACAAAAAACCAAATCTGAATGTCGAAATTGCCGTTGATATGATTACTTTAGCGCCCTATTATGATACCGCTGTCTTAGTCAGTGGAGATGGAGATTTAGCCTATGCTGTTCATGCAGTTAGTAATGTAGGCGCTAGAGTAGAAGTAATTGGTTTGCAAACAACTACTAGCGACAGTGAAGCGCGGTCTAGAAATCATCTGATTGATGTGGCTGATGAATTTATAGATTTTGACAGTATTAAACAACACATTCAAAAAGATGCTGCTATCGGTTATAGTTATCGGACTTCTGCAAATTACCATCTGCAAATTCCCAATATATAA
- a CDS encoding 2Fe-2S iron-sulfur cluster-binding protein, translated as MVQTHKIKVYNRQTGTSHTLEVPEDRYILHTAEHNGTELPFSCRNGACTTCAVRVISGEIHQPEAIGLSPDLRRQGYALLCVSYARSDLEVETQDEDEVYELQFGRFFGKGKVKAGLPLDED; from the coding sequence ATGGTTCAAACCCACAAAATTAAAGTTTACAATCGCCAAACTGGGACATCACATACTCTGGAAGTTCCTGAAGACCGTTATATTTTACACACGGCTGAACATAACGGGACGGAACTCCCCTTTTCTTGTCGGAATGGGGCTTGTACAACTTGCGCTGTCAGAGTTATATCAGGAGAAATTCACCAACCGGAAGCCATTGGTCTGTCTCCAGATTTACGCCGTCAAGGTTACGCTTTATTATGCGTAAGTTATGCTCGTTCTGATTTGGAAGTGGAAACACAAGATGAAGATGAGGTTTATGAACTTCAGTTTGGGCGGTTTTTTGGTAAGGGCAAAGTTAAAGCAGGTTTACCCTTAGATGAGGACTAA